The Corythoichthys intestinalis isolate RoL2023-P3 chromosome 2, ASM3026506v1, whole genome shotgun sequence DNA segment ttaaaatttttaatcgagttaattacagctaaaaaattaattaatcataattaatcgcaattaatcgcaattcaaaccaactataaaatatgccatatttttctgtaaattattgttgaaatggaaagataagacacaagacggatatatacattcaacatacggtacataaggactatttgtttattataacaataaatcaacaagatggcattaacattattaacattctgttaaagcgatccatggatagaaagacttgtagttcttaatagaaaaatgttagtacaagttagagaaattttatattaaaacccctcttaatgttttcgttttaataaaatttgtaaaattttcaatcaaaaaataaactagtagcccgccattgttgatgtcaataattacttactcaatgctcatggatgcctataaaatcagtcgcacccaagcgccggcagagggcggcaaaactccataaaacacaacaagtgagcgtttcaatgtgtactgtcatttaaaactctctgagcggggcatgtgcgttaattgcgtcaaatattttaacgtgattaattaaaaaaaataattaacgcccgttaacgcgataattttgacagccctaatttaaatacatttaaagttTGCTTTCTTTGTGCGcgttggagcaaaagaaaaaacccTGTGGACCCCATTGCTTAGAGTGGgggggtatgttgtcttccgggctgaggaggttgttgtcgaAGAAGTGCATCATTATCTGTCGCCTTCttaaactgcactgccccctagggcctggcattaaTACTATATCATTTTCCGACGGAATTGCGAACCAAGACTGAACCATgttaatgcaaacatgaaatgtgtcaTATTCTccaagcgtcaccatgtaaacggcctatCAGTGATCAACTTGTATAGGCCTAAATCAGTGGTGTTCAAACTACACgtcacgtctactagtgataaactcatttaaagtagggttgttccgatcatgtttttttgctcccgatccgatcccgatcgttttagtttgagtatctgccgatcccaatattacccgatccgattgcttttttttgctcccgattcaattccaatcattcccgataatttttcccgatcatatacattttggcaatgcattaagaaaaaaatgaataaaacttggacgaatatatacattcaacatacagtacataagtactgtatttatttattatgacaataaatcctcaagatggcatttacattattaacattctttctgtgagagggatccacggatagaaatacttgtgactttgtatattgtgactaaatattgccatctagtgtatttgttgagctttcagtaaatgatactgtggccatcccaaatgcatgatgggtagtggaaccatgatgggtagtggaaccacgactgtgcgtcgtgctagcaattgatatatatcttctctgcgttgggaaataacttaaggtgttaagacaaagctcaattgccaccttgcttccccacattgattcccatgatatttctaatcatagggagagggattgcaaggctttatccAATGAAAAGAAgtctcaaaggctgccaaaattcactctactcattttgcgctggctTTTATCTCTCTTCTTAGTTGAacagcgtcattacagattgagcgcgacaatgaatgAGGGGGACGTgtagcgcatacattaattgcgctaaatattttaacgtgacacacttTTTAATAAATGAATTGCCGCCGTTACCGGGATATTATTAATAACCCTAccctaagcctaaactaaagactctgaatgagtgttaacatattatgtctgtaacgttaaatacaactagaaaacgatttaattaaaatacatatatatatatttaaaaaaggcatggccgattatatttttgccgattccgatactttgaaaatgacgtgatcggacccgatcgatcgggtcatcTCTAATTTAAAGAGTTTTGATTTAGTTTTTAGgaaccacatgattggacgtctattatcatcagtggcactgaaagagttacgaCAAAGACAATACGACTTGATATTTGAGGTGACTTTTTTGCGGGGAAGGAGTTCATATCTATCCTAACTTGTTCTTTATCTTTACtcactttttaaaatgtttggctCTTGCATTCTTCGATTTTTCTGAAATGGCCCCTGGTAGAAAAGGTTTAGAAATACCTAGCCTAAATAGGACTAATATTACGCATAGTAATATGTGTCAATATGTTGATATCTTTCCTGTTTGTTGTAATGAataaatctttatttattttttcatgcagcTGTCAGTCGAACCTTTgctttttgtcttggttttgccAAGGCAGGGTTTGGTGACAGAAATGGTCTGCTGGCACTCGGCATCATACAGCGCCTTCTTCAAAGTTCCGCTTCTGGTCTGGACGCCCGAATTTGCGTCACAATCGCCCCAACTTCCAAACCTGTACTTGCAGTCAGCTGTCGATTAAAATACATAAgatttcaacatagatttgggaATAATATCTTCATAAGTACTAGGTAAGGGGTGTTACCTCCAAAGTTCTTTTTCCAGTTGCAGGGAACTTTGCATTTCATTTTCTTGGTTTGCTGATTACATGTCCCCTCCCTAAACCCGGCACCACAGTCTCCGTTGCTAGGGACACAGTTTCCATAGCGCCAGTCGGTGCAATCCGACCCGGACGGGGAAGGTTTAATTTTCTCTGTGGATCAAGCAAAAATGGATTAACAGACATGCCATAGCCAATACGATTAAAAGAAAACATGAATCCACCATAAGCTTTAAAGGGGGAGTTTACATTGACTGTAAAACTCCCACACTTATTGTCATATTTGTTAATACTGTTTGCATAAGCTGACATTTGTCAATAACTTAATGATCCTTGAAAAAATATCATTCTACTTTGGTCCTATCTTCTATTTCTATTGGGAGTTGGAGGAAACCACAGTGGCAGAGAAAAAATGCGTGACTTTGTGCTGTTAATGGTGTGACAAGCATCCCTATCCAAACTGTGACAACCAACCGCAAGTGGAGTTTTTGACTAAAACCTAAACTGCCAACTAGCAAGCAGGCTTGAGAACGTGAATCTAATCTTTAGCTTTGTAATACATGTTTAATGGTAAACCTTACATAACTAAACGCTGAGGTGGGTTGAGTAGCCAAAAGTTGTACTCAAGAAGGAGTAGCTTTACTTaataatgttactcaagtacaagtaaaagtaatcatccaaaaaatgtactcaagtaaaagtaaaaaaaaaagtattcaatgaaaaaactactcaagaactgagtaatttattttatttagttttaaaacgatagcattttttttcctcagcataAGGTCAGCTATATAAactgctattattattattatactataaccaggggtgcacataagtggtccgcatgcgcgcatgcatactctacgtagacaaacgcactggccctcaacggcttccatacgcttttgcgtaccgatggcggaccactgtatttgcggcggacaagagaaaataacttctcaaaatgtcgaagagccaggccacactgagtaattacttccttgttcccccacccccgtcaaaagacagacagacgacagagacgtcactggagctaccaaaaaaaaggacttttgctgaaaagtggctacaggaggtaccatggctagaagcaaatgatgctcgcatggaaatgcggtacaaaatgtgcggtgagaatcccaatgtcgccgatgagagcagcgcattttatgtagggtcaaagaatttcaaccatccaaactttgaaaagcacgaaaaaaactgagagcatgtggcaattaagcaaactatcgatgtcaaacaggaccccactcgccctatggacaagtggtggaatagggcggaataaaggtaatgaacagcgacatgcactgacaaacgtgtttttgctcgcattttacaaagctaaacatgcacgttcaatgaggtcttatgaggaggacatcccacttttaaaaaggcttggagttaatgtgggaaccgcataatgccctttattttgaattggtgctttttatttctttacatttcacttcaaagtaatggcaattttgttgtgccatttGATGTtattcaagcattaattgttaatataattaattaaagttaattggctctaagtaaagcttgtcataaatttatcgcatcaggcgggtcggctctcaagctcaatgaggaccaagtcacatctccaggtcctcctctcagAACCTGGGCaagaaaattatgtgcacccctgactataacctattagatgaccatattaggccaaaaatacagggtgtccataaagtctctttaccatttcaaaaatttattgaaaatgcaatggattagatattttattcagatttgttctattgtattcagtgtttactaaagttttttttttaaactcttttaatacacttctacatgggcaccattagttgcaCAAAGCACATCAAGACGGTACTCGATTTCTTGCCATGTTCGCTGTAGCATAGCCTCATCAATTGTGGCAATGGCATTAGTAATCCTTCGCTAAAAGTCAGTAATATCCCTTATCTTTGTTCGATACACGATATCTTTAACATAGCCTCAAGTCCAGGGGAGTGATATCTGGTGAACGCAGCGCCCAAGGAATTGGCCCATCCCTTCCAATCCATCGGTCTGGAAATGTTTGATTGAGGAACCCACGAACACGCAGCCCCCAATGTGGTGGTGCACCGTCTTGCTGAAAAATGATGGTTGGTTGAAGGGCATTCAGTTGTGGATTTGAAGGGATGGGCCAATTCCTTGGCCACCACGTTCACCAGATATCACTCCCCTGGACTTCTTTCTATGGGGCTATGTTAAAAATATCTTGTATCGAACATAGATAAGGGACATTACTGACCTCAAGCGAAGGATTACTGATGCCATTGCCACAATTGATGAGGCTATGCTACAGCGAACATGGCATGAAATCGAGTACCGTTTTGATGTGCTTCGTGCAACTAATGTTGCCCATGTAAAA contains these protein-coding regions:
- the mdka gene encoding midkine a, which codes for MKATLLLLFVALITIKAVAGGKNNKEKIKPSPSGSDCTDWRYGNCVPSNGDCGAGFREGTCNQQTKKMKCKVPCNWKKNFGADCKYRFGSWGDCDANSGVQTRSGTLKKALYDAECQQTISVTKPCLGKTKTKSKGKKKKGNGQ